The Pygocentrus nattereri isolate fPygNat1 chromosome 17, fPygNat1.pri, whole genome shotgun sequence genome window below encodes:
- the cldn15lb gene encoding claudin 15-like b isoform X2, producing the protein MSMAVEILAFLMCVGGSMLAGVALANDYWRVSSYSGSVITSSRQYQNLWHACAEASTGIKNCKEFESMLALEGYVQACRALMIIALLFGLFSILLSALGLKCTKLGSMSDQAKGRLTLAAGILFILSGVCVLTAVSWYAARIVQEFNDPFYVGTKFELGTGLYLGWAAAVLVILGGAMLCGSFRRTSASTNTGYSYNYSGQGQKIYKAAPTADSGSSKAYV; encoded by the exons ATGTCGATGGCAGTGGAGATTTTGGCTTTTCTGATGTGCGTTGGTGGCTCTATGTTGGCCGGCGTGGCGCTGGCCAACGATTACTGGCGCGTGTCGTCATACTCGGGCAGTGTGATCACGTCCAGCCGGCAGTACCAGAACCTGTGGCACGCCTGTGCCGAGGCCAGCACCGGCATTAAGAACTGCAAAGAGTTTGAGTCCATGCTAGCTCTGgaag GTTATGTGCAGGCATGTCGAGCTCTGATGATCATCGCTCTGCTATTTGGACTCTTCTCTATCCTGCTGTCTGCTCTGGGCCTCAAATGCACCAAACTGGGCAGCATGTCTGACCAGGCCAAAGGCCGACTCACACTGGCTGCTGGAATCCTATTCATACTGTCTG gtgtgtgtgtactgaccGCTGTTTCCTGGTACGCCGCCCGCATTGTGCAAGAGTTTAATGATCCTTTTTATGTAGGAACAAA GTTTGAGCTGGGTACTGGGCTGTACCTGGGCTGGGCTGCGGCAGTGCTGGTGATTTTAGGTGGAGCGATGCTATGTGGGTCCTTCAGAAGAACATCAGCATCAACAAACACGGG gtacAGCTATAACTACTCTGGTCAAGGTCAGAAGATCTATAAAGCTGCCCCCACAGCTGACAGCGGCAGCTCCAAAGCTTACGTCTGA
- the atg16l1 gene encoding autophagy-related protein 16-1 isoform X2, which translates to MAGRRVECTWKRHVAEQLKQRDRVQRQAFEEIIHQYNRLLEKSDLQAVLSERLQTEKYELQDRHDVSPGAESLQQEMAQIRIRHQEELTELHKKRGELAQSVIELNNQIQQKDKEIQSNEAKMLEYQQQIAQLEGECRDLRSSLADLERANQTLRDEYDALQITFSALEEKLRKTTEDNQELVTRWMAEKAQEANRLNAENEKDCRRRQAKLQKELADAAKEPLPIEPDDDIEVLSEDSGKGPGETSPSRMPSRTPSKRVSQTPPAGLLDSISNIFGRRSLNSHGTSPESADAPTGVCAEVRVPSTALHVFDAHDGEVNAVRFSPGSRLLATGGMDRRVKLWEVVAGHCEPKGALTGSNAGITSIEFDSAGSYLLAASNDFASRIWTMDDYRLRHTLTGHSGKVLSARFLLDNARIVSGSYDRTLKLWDLRSKVCMKTVFAGSSCNDIVCTEQCVMSGHFDKKVRFWDIRSESIVCELELLGRVTSLDLNHDRTELLTCSRDDLVKIIDLRNNAVRQTFSAQGFKCGSDFTRVTFSPDGSYVAAGSADGVLYVWNVLTGKLDKTLDKGHSSAINSVSWSPSGTYVVSVEKGSRAVLWSDM; encoded by the exons ATGGCGGGCCGCCGGGTGGAGTGTACGTGGAAGCGTCACGTGGCGGAGCAGCTGAAGCAGCGAGACCGAGTGCAGCGTCAGGCCTTCGAGGAGATCATACACCAGT ATAACCGGCTGCTGGAGAAGTCCGACCTGCAGGCGGTTCTGTCCGAGAGGCTACAGACGGAGAAATATGAATTGCAGGACCGGCACGACGTCAG cccaGGTGCAGAGTCTCTACAGCAGGAAATGGCTCAGATACGAATCCGACACCAAGAGGAGCTCACAGAGCTGCACAAGAAACGTGGAGAG TTGGCCCAGAGTGTGATAGAACTGAATAACCAGATtcaacagaaagacaaagaaatacAGAGCAACGAGGCCAA GATGTTGGAGTATCAGCAGCAGATCGCCCAGCTGGAGGGCGAATGCCGGGATTTGCGGAGCTCTCTGGCGGATTTGGAGCGAGCCAATCAGACGCTGCGGGACGAGTATGATGCGCTACAAATCACGTTCAGTGCTCTGGAGGAAAAACTGCGCAAAACGACAGAGGATAATCAGGAGCTGGTGACGCGCTGGATGGCAGAGAAAGCTCAGGAGGCCAACAGACTTAACGCCGAGAACGAGAAGGACTGCAG GCGCAGACAGGCTAAACTGCAGAAGGAGCTGGCCGACGCTGCCAAAGAGCCGCTGCCCATCGAGCC GGATGATGACATCGAGGTTCTTTCCGAGGATTCTGGTAAAGGACCCGGAGAGACGTCCCCAAGCCGAATGCCCAGCAGAACACcgag TAAGCGTGTATCCCAGACTCCCCCTGCTGGACTGCTGGACTCCATTTCCAATATCTTCGG GCGTCGCTCGCTGAACTCACATGGCACGTCTCCGGAGAGCGCGGATGCTCCGACTGGAGTGTGTGCAGAGGTCCGAGTGCCGTCCACCGCGCTGCACGTCTTC GACGCCCACGACGGTGAGGTGAACGCGGTACGGTTCAGTCCTGGATCCCGTCTCCTAGCGACAGGAGGGATGGACCGCAGGGTGAAGCTGTGGGAGGTGGTAGCAG GTCACTGTGAACCCAAGGGGGCGCTAACGGGCAGCAATGCTGGAATCACCAGCATTGAGTTTGACAGCGCA GGTTCTTACCTGCTGGCAGCATCCAACGACTTTGCGAGTAGAATCTGGACCATGGACGACTACAGACTGAGG CACACCCTGACTGGCCACAGTGGGAAAGTTCTGTCCGCTCGGTTCCTGCTCGATAACGCCCGCATCGTCTCTGGCAGCTACGACCGGACACTTAAACTGTGGGACCTGCGCAGCAAAGTCT gtaTGAAGACGGTGTTTGCGGGTTCTAGCTGTAATGACATTGTCTGCACTGAGCAGTGTGTGATGAGCGGTCACTTTGATAAGAAGGTTCGCTTCTGGGATATCAG GTCTGAGAGTATAGTGTGTGAGCTGGAGCTATTGGGCCGTGTTACGTCTTTAGACCTGAATCATGATCGAACAGAGCTGCTCACCTGTTCCCGTGACGACCTGGTGAAGATTATTGATCTTCGCAACAACGCTGTACGACAGACCTTCAGCGCCCAGGGCTTCAAGTGTGGCTCTGACTTCACCAGAGTTACCTTCAG tCCTGATGGGAGTTACGTAGCTGCGGGTTCAGCAGATGGCGTCCTGTACGTGTGGAACGTTCTGACTGGGAAACTAGACAAGACCCTGGACAAAGGCCACAG ctCTGCTATCAACTCTGTGTCGTGGTCTCCGTCGGGCACCTATGTGGTCAGCGTGGAGAAGGGCAGCAGGGCGGTGCTCTGGTCCGACATGTGA
- the atg16l1 gene encoding autophagy-related protein 16-1 isoform X1: protein MAGRRVECTWKRHVAEQLKQRDRVQRQAFEEIIHQYNRLLEKSDLQAVLSERLQTEKYELQDRHDVSPGAESLQQEMAQIRIRHQEELTELHKKRGELAQSVIELNNQIQQKDKEIQSNEAKMLEYQQQIAQLEGECRDLRSSLADLERANQTLRDEYDALQITFSALEEKLRKTTEDNQELVTRWMAEKAQEANRLNAENEKDCRRRQAKLQKELADAAKEPLPIEPDDDIEVLSEDSGKGPGETSPSRMPSRTPSKRVSQTPPAGLLDSISNIFGRRRSLNSHGTSPESADAPTGVCAEVRVPSTALHVFDAHDGEVNAVRFSPGSRLLATGGMDRRVKLWEVVAGHCEPKGALTGSNAGITSIEFDSAGSYLLAASNDFASRIWTMDDYRLRHTLTGHSGKVLSARFLLDNARIVSGSYDRTLKLWDLRSKVCMKTVFAGSSCNDIVCTEQCVMSGHFDKKVRFWDIRSESIVCELELLGRVTSLDLNHDRTELLTCSRDDLVKIIDLRNNAVRQTFSAQGFKCGSDFTRVTFSPDGSYVAAGSADGVLYVWNVLTGKLDKTLDKGHSSAINSVSWSPSGTYVVSVEKGSRAVLWSDM from the exons ATGGCGGGCCGCCGGGTGGAGTGTACGTGGAAGCGTCACGTGGCGGAGCAGCTGAAGCAGCGAGACCGAGTGCAGCGTCAGGCCTTCGAGGAGATCATACACCAGT ATAACCGGCTGCTGGAGAAGTCCGACCTGCAGGCGGTTCTGTCCGAGAGGCTACAGACGGAGAAATATGAATTGCAGGACCGGCACGACGTCAG cccaGGTGCAGAGTCTCTACAGCAGGAAATGGCTCAGATACGAATCCGACACCAAGAGGAGCTCACAGAGCTGCACAAGAAACGTGGAGAG TTGGCCCAGAGTGTGATAGAACTGAATAACCAGATtcaacagaaagacaaagaaatacAGAGCAACGAGGCCAA GATGTTGGAGTATCAGCAGCAGATCGCCCAGCTGGAGGGCGAATGCCGGGATTTGCGGAGCTCTCTGGCGGATTTGGAGCGAGCCAATCAGACGCTGCGGGACGAGTATGATGCGCTACAAATCACGTTCAGTGCTCTGGAGGAAAAACTGCGCAAAACGACAGAGGATAATCAGGAGCTGGTGACGCGCTGGATGGCAGAGAAAGCTCAGGAGGCCAACAGACTTAACGCCGAGAACGAGAAGGACTGCAG GCGCAGACAGGCTAAACTGCAGAAGGAGCTGGCCGACGCTGCCAAAGAGCCGCTGCCCATCGAGCC GGATGATGACATCGAGGTTCTTTCCGAGGATTCTGGTAAAGGACCCGGAGAGACGTCCCCAAGCCGAATGCCCAGCAGAACACcgag TAAGCGTGTATCCCAGACTCCCCCTGCTGGACTGCTGGACTCCATTTCCAATATCTTCGG aaGGCGTCGCTCGCTGAACTCACATGGCACGTCTCCGGAGAGCGCGGATGCTCCGACTGGAGTGTGTGCAGAGGTCCGAGTGCCGTCCACCGCGCTGCACGTCTTC GACGCCCACGACGGTGAGGTGAACGCGGTACGGTTCAGTCCTGGATCCCGTCTCCTAGCGACAGGAGGGATGGACCGCAGGGTGAAGCTGTGGGAGGTGGTAGCAG GTCACTGTGAACCCAAGGGGGCGCTAACGGGCAGCAATGCTGGAATCACCAGCATTGAGTTTGACAGCGCA GGTTCTTACCTGCTGGCAGCATCCAACGACTTTGCGAGTAGAATCTGGACCATGGACGACTACAGACTGAGG CACACCCTGACTGGCCACAGTGGGAAAGTTCTGTCCGCTCGGTTCCTGCTCGATAACGCCCGCATCGTCTCTGGCAGCTACGACCGGACACTTAAACTGTGGGACCTGCGCAGCAAAGTCT gtaTGAAGACGGTGTTTGCGGGTTCTAGCTGTAATGACATTGTCTGCACTGAGCAGTGTGTGATGAGCGGTCACTTTGATAAGAAGGTTCGCTTCTGGGATATCAG GTCTGAGAGTATAGTGTGTGAGCTGGAGCTATTGGGCCGTGTTACGTCTTTAGACCTGAATCATGATCGAACAGAGCTGCTCACCTGTTCCCGTGACGACCTGGTGAAGATTATTGATCTTCGCAACAACGCTGTACGACAGACCTTCAGCGCCCAGGGCTTCAAGTGTGGCTCTGACTTCACCAGAGTTACCTTCAG tCCTGATGGGAGTTACGTAGCTGCGGGTTCAGCAGATGGCGTCCTGTACGTGTGGAACGTTCTGACTGGGAAACTAGACAAGACCCTGGACAAAGGCCACAG ctCTGCTATCAACTCTGTGTCGTGGTCTCCGTCGGGCACCTATGTGGTCAGCGTGGAGAAGGGCAGCAGGGCGGTGCTCTGGTCCGACATGTGA